Proteins from one Triticum aestivum cultivar Chinese Spring chromosome 7A, IWGSC CS RefSeq v2.1, whole genome shotgun sequence genomic window:
- the LOC123149281 gene encoding uncharacterized protein has protein sequence MEEQMSRLTHDLMAEILSRVPYKSLCICKCVCPAWRDLIADPESRKKIVQSLAGFFYHIPADSAEPRGLAVNYADLSAFPWSSVPRTYPRLPLPPDSADCSFTLKDSCDGLFLTRIGTGTPELQFRYMVSNPATDEHWVPPVVTGVNIYSSETGAWVAMEPKWDIQVSLCGGPPGVFHKGCLHLLIHLDGLAILDAQGLNWRTIPVPNFIDPSFSGFIGKSAGQLFYINSDDSEEGYGSTSFSTISVYVLSSGIYNWDASYLDDGCAHWILLHKLSDVIPKENFCLGWDLKVIGVHPHANIIFMADFNNNELLAYDLDHRESTAVHHIERTYLAHEQYFPYVPLLSSLRLPTPS, from the exons ATGGAGGAGCAGATGTCGAGGCTCACCCACGACCTAATGGCGGAGATCCTCTCTCGCGTGCCCTACAAATCACTCTGCATCTGCAAGTGTGTGTGCCCTGCCTGGCGCGACCTCATCGCAGATCCGGAGAGTCGGAAGAAGATTGTGCAGTCCCTGGCCGGTTTCTTCTACCACATCCCGGCCGACTCTGCCGAGCCCCGCGGCTTGGCCGTCAACTACGCCGACCTCTCTGCCTTCCCTTGGTCCAGCGTGCCCAGGACCTACCCGCGCCTGCCACTACCGCCAGACAGCGCAGACTGTTCCTTCACTCTCAAGGATTCCTGCGATGGGCTGTTTCTTACCCGGATTGGGACGGGCACGCCGGAGCTACAGTTTCGCTACATGGTCTCCAATCCAGCTACCG ACGAGCACTGGGTTCCCCCGGTTGTGACAGGAGTCAACATTTACTCTTCAGAAACTGGTGCATGGGTAGCAATGGAACCCAAATGGGACATCCAAGTTAGCTTGTGCGGCGGTCCACCTGGAGTTTTCCATAAGGGGTGTTTGCACCTGCTCATACATCTTGATGGGTTGGCAATACTTGATGCACAAGGGCTAAACTGGAGGACCATCCCCGTGCCAAATTTCATCGACCCGAGTTTCTCGGGTTTCATCGGAAAATCTGCAGGACAACTGTTCTATATCAACTCTGACGACAGTGAAGAAGGATATGGCTCGACCTCATTCTCAACTATATCTGTCTACGTTCTTAGCAGCGGGATTTATAACTGGGATGCGTCTTATTTGGACGACGGATGCGCGCATTGGATATTGTTGCACAAGCTTTCAGATGTGATTCCAAAGGAGAATTTTTGTCTCGGCTGGGACCTCAAAGTCATCGGAGTACACCCACATGCCAATATCATCTTTATGGCTGATTTCAACAATAATGAGCTGTTGGCATATGATTTGGATCATCGTGAAAGTACAGCTGTACACCACATTGAGCGGACCTACCTCGCACATGAGCAATATTTCCCATATGTGCCACTGCTGTCCAGCCTACGGCTGCCAACGCCCAGTTGA